From Hemitrygon akajei chromosome 19, sHemAka1.3, whole genome shotgun sequence, the proteins below share one genomic window:
- the LOC140741829 gene encoding deoxyribonuclease gamma-like, which translates to MVNQLFICGALFLAGFHGIHSLKICSFNVRSFGKSKALKEGVLDVLVKIISRCDLLLMMEIKDRSNKSIPALMEKLNNQGSRNEYEVIMSKRLGMGSYKEQYAFIYRPKLLSLKNSYQYPDSSAETGDFFAREPFVVWFSSRYTSVKDFVIIPLHSMPTAAVCEIDALYDVYLAMKQRWRAKYFILMGDFNAGCGYVPKKAWKNIRLRNDTNFVWLIGDETDTTVKESTNCAYDRIVLRGGKLVNAVIPNSAKVFNFMEAYGMTEKQALNVSDHFPVEVDLQESYGFYSWLKSQKGRKG; encoded by the exons ATGGTAAATCAGCTCTTCATCTGCGGTGCTCTCTTCCTTGCCGGTTTTCATGGGATTCATTCTCTTAAAATCTGTTCCTTTAACGTGAGGTCATTCGGAAAATCAAAGGCACTCAAGGAAGGGGTCCTGGATGTGCTTGTGAAG ATAATATCTCGTTGTGATCTATTGTTGATGATGGAAATCAAGGATAGAAGTAACAAATCTATTCCTGCACTCATGGAAAAACTGAACAA TCAAGGCAGCAGAAATGAATATGAAGTTATCATGAGTAAACGTCTGGGGATGGGAAGCTACAAAGAACAGTATGCATTTATTTACAG GCCTAAACTATTATCACTGAAAAACAGCTATCAATATCCAGATTCCTCAGCAGAAACTGGGGATTTTTTTGCGAGAGAACCATTTGTGGTATGGTTTTCATCACGTTATACCT CTGTGAAAGATTTTGTCATTATTCCTCTGCACTCAATGCCGACCGCCGCAGTCTGTGAAATTGATGCATTGTACGATGTTTACTTGGCGATGAAGCAACGCTGGAGAGCAAAG TACTTCATACTTATGGGAGACTTCAATGCAGGCTGTGGCTACGTCCCCAAGAAGGCATGGAAAAATATCAGACTGCGAAATGATACCAATTTTGTCTGGCTAATTGGAGATGAAACTGATACAACAGTAAAGGAAAGCACAAACTGTGCGTATGACAG GATTGTACTTCGTGGTGGCAAGTTAGTAAATGCAGTCATTCCAAATTCAGCCAAAGTATTTAATTTCATGGAAGCTTACGGCATGACTGAAAAACAG GCTCTGAACGTGAGTGACCACTTTCCCGTGGAAGTTGATCTGCAGGAGTCCTATGGCTTTTATAGCTGGCTGAAGTCTCAGAAAGGTCGGAAAGGGTAG